Sequence from the Plasmodium berghei ANKA genome assembly, chromosome: 3 genome:
GAAATGATATAACATTTAgaattttaaaatgaaattttattttattttttttaaatgatgaaatatttaaatggtacataaaaaaaatggatagTTGGATTcaaagaaaatgatatcCTTGtgaaatagtaaaaataaaacaaaaattattttttttctttttcttcaaatatttatattattgatacaaaaaaaaaattagaataaaaaaaaatataaagttGTGTAtgcaatataatatataacagTATTAGGAtgttaattataaaaataaagtaaatatatttgtatgtttatatataattagtGAAGAGAAGGAAAATCAATATCATATCGTTTAGGGTTAAGCATTAAATCATCATTTCGATCATatcttttttcatataatgatatatctCGGCAATAttctaaattatttagCATATCGTTAGGATAATATTGTTGAAATGTtggaatattatttataaaattgtagTTAGAATGAGAATTAATATGTGCATTATTTACTATTAATGGGGAAAATTTATTGGGGctattaaaatttgtttgcATTTTGTTaggaataataatagatgGTTGGGGGTTTAGTGtagaattattatcatttattgtgtttttatttattttttttttttttttttttttttttttctttggAGTTGTATTcgatttttcattatttgtgttaatattttgttcatctatttcactattttttatttttgtatcaTTAAAATTGATTAATTCAGGGTCAAAATTTATGTTggtattatttgtattttttttttctgatttctttttcgatttttttttcaattttttttgagatGATGTTGATATTAATTGGGTTTGTCCCTCttcattataaatatttatttcattttttatatccaGATATTCAgtgttattatttgttgGTTCAATTCCATGGGATggttttgaaatatttgatGGAATTGTTGGAGGTGTGCAATATTCATTTGGGgaatttttgaaaatttctAATTTGTCATAAgaaattgtattattttgcAAAGTCTTTCCAGTTATATTGATATTggatattgtttttttttggggTCCCTTTCCCTTTTTATCCAGATTGTTATTTTGGCTagtataaaattttttgcTATTACTCAATTTTACCTTATTTggatttttattatgaatattcataattGATTTACTAAAGCCAACATTTATAGGAGCATGATCCTGTtcataattaatatttttttcttttatagaTTGATTATTATAAGTAATGATATTGGGAGAGCTTTGGTTGTTAGTGTTTCCATTCATATTTCTACAAATATTCTTTGTAACATCACGAATATTATTAACGtccataattttttctttatttgtaGCATTTTCGGTTAGTGGagtcatattattatcattttttaccTTGCTtgttactattttttttttgttatttttctgactgttcatattattttgattgtTAAAGTTAGTAATGTGATTAGGGGGGTTGTAATTTggattatatttattaccGTTTGggatttttttatgaataatttgtgaattattaaatttcaAAAAAGGAGGATATCCTTGTATGTTGCATGGATAGTTAGGATAAATTGAATTAGCGTTAGGTATAAGATtacaattaataatatcagggttaattttattttcagaATGATTGAACATATTAATTGTTGTATCAGTATTGCAATAAAATTGGGAAGGTGGTAAATTAACAATAGGGTTAATATCAAAGATTggcatattattatttacatattgCGGGttaatcatattattatatgtattatagtaattgttcatataaaaataaggaTCAATGTGTGAATTTGTTAGTGAGTTATTTAATGGAATATTACAAGGtggaataatatatacgttatcatttttaagTGTGCGTGGTATAATATTTGGAATAGTAGAATAtgttgaattattttttgtgtttttgttaaaattggaaaaaattCTAGCtctaattttattatattcttgCTCTCTTTGTTCTAGTGTTTTTTCTccttttgtatttttaccatttaaattatatttatttgaattatttttattgttatttcgtctattaaaattgttagtattttcatattcgttattattatttagaGTACCCCCTTGGTAATATTTGTTGTATTTAATTTCGTTTCTTTTTAAAagtacaatttttttttttgcacaCACTGAATTCTTCATGGAAATATTAAGAGAGTTATCATTTGCAATTTCTATGGTGGTATTGATATCTTCACAAGTTTTTTGATTTTGacaaatattatcaatCTCCATAGTTtggttattattttgatctatataatttttattattatatttgtttgttttaGTTAGTTTATctgtatttatttcatttttaacattattttctttattggtttttgttattttgctattttccgaattattatcatttgcATTATTATCACATTTGACATTATCCCTATTATTGCCATCCAGTTGTATGTGTTCTGATGTATCTATatctgtttttttattttcattttcgcATATATTcgtattttgttttttaccTACTGACATCATGTGTGTATATTTGAATGTTTTGGTTTTTTCCccgctatttttttacaacactttttatttattatggTGGAAAATTACAActcttttttcttttattttagaaGTTTTAGTTTTTTAAGAGATCTTAtgagaaaagaaaaagtaTGATCACTATGTTTTTGTAACAGTTTTATGTTTCGCTATTTAGCGGGaattgattattttttctattttttataagcTTTGGAAtcaagtaaaaaaataaagtatcTTAAAATAGGTattaatacaattttatatttttttagttttcgttttttttttttttttttctgtatCCTTTGCCCAGTGTTTATATTAAAGTTATTGGAAAAAAGGGCAGTCCGTATCgaaaaaagcaaaaatCATAATGAACAAATTTAACGAAATAAGAATTAATTTACATGGATGTTATATATCGATTATTGCTTTGTTAGttcattttattacttGGTTTTTTccctatatattttctacaattattttttaaatatataattcaataggtattaatatatacataacatacaataaaataaaaagtagAATGCATTTTAATTATCCGTACactgataaaaaatagtgcAATAAAATACATGTATTTTCTTGGGGGAAAATAAGTTCAttaattttctatatatataattttttttttattatcattttaaagatatatatatgtattatcaatatttatatgtatggtattctttcaatttttatttttatgtactTGCATGTAATGCTTTGTTTTTgtacaattttaatataaataggGGTATATAAAAAGGAGAAAAAAACGAGATTGCTATTAAAATGATATGAGCTGTAGGTATtctttaataatatatacaataataatgaaaaaataatcacAAAAACGtgcttatatattttatataaaagtataGTAGTCTgtatgaaataaatttccTAAGATCATATTGTACAATCcgatattaatatatatgtgcataattatatatcataatatattgaaaaaaaatgatttatttgaaattagcataaatatataaatatgagtATTTTTAAGTATAAGAAAAATCGGAAGGTAATTTtccatttaaattatttatataattaaggACGctgtttttataaaatttattaaaaaatgcattaaTGCATATAGGTTGTTTTTTTGACAAAATTGTAAACATTTATGTTAAGCATACACacaaatatagaaaatataatggaTAAATATGAACATTTAAGTAATACtgtttttgtattatatatattttaacaataatattatacatatattgatatgccttaaatatatgtgaaaaaagaatgatataaaataagtaacaaaaaaatatagacaGTTTAATGTACTATTCTTACTATcttatttgtaaaatataattttaaaatggaatgaaaatgtgaaattttccatttttgtgtaaataaataaatatatatttatttatgcatTGGTCAGGCTGTTCATATATAGTAACATATCTGTGtgaatcattttttattacttgTTCATAAAACTGTTCCAGGTTAAGGGGTACTAAATCAAGGGAATATTTGTATCGAGAAAAATGTTCAAAccaataaatatgtatgcatgtatgtatatatgattaGTAATTTCAAAATTGTGAATTTGTTCGTACTTTTTGAATTGAATGCATTCATAACTTGGTAAATGAGTTCATAGCATGTTGGAATGGAAGTGGTGTAGAATAATCGAGCATACATTGTTTACATTAAGACTATTaacaattatattatcatttgtattttttaaattgggttgaatattttgttcatcaaataaattatttatataaatgcaaATGTCTGagttttttataatgtCCTCATTGAGCCCTTTACTTTCATTACCTAGTATTATCATcactttttcatttttatttattttcacatttttaaGTTCTACAAAATTTGTCATTTGTGTATTATTCTTTGGGGAGCCTTCGATAGATCAGGGGAGagaaatttaaaaaacgaaaaaaatgtaaattcGCATATTTTCCTGAACAGGTCATGTATTTTTGgttataacatttttgtTCATGCAATAATACGCACCAATGggcatataatatatatataataggatttaaaactttttcataaaaaataaaatgaggAAATTTTTGTACATATaggtttatttattaatatattacttGTAGAGAGTATGGTGAAtcctttttcttttaaagatgaaataaagttttcctaagaaaaaaaaaataataataaatttaaaaaaaattgtatatggTAAAAGagtgaatatttttatgcattGTACAGGAACATTTACGTTAGCTCTCTTTTTCTAaccatattatttacatgaaaaaaatttaaatattctgAGGCCCCAACACTTGAATGTAGAATAggtgtatttattttgatataatttttatgttcccctttttttcttttccgttttaaaaatattgattCGCCCCCAAAAAATAGAACGGAACGACAAATATTTCCAACATTCATATTATCATAAACATTATGTagacaaatatatatattattatttgttgtttttttagaatttataaaatgtctataatttttcatatatctATAAGTAGCTTCAATTATAATGTCATTATGGGGAAAACCCCCTACTAGTTCACacatttcattttttgttttatacaCAACTTGTATATTTCTCTCTTTTATTGTATTTAGAATATAATCATAGGCCTCTTTGTGAATTTTCTTACTTCTTTTGATGTTTTTGTTAATCTATTTTGATcagaataaaataaaaaaatgtgatacaaacatataaatgaaTCAATGGTGCTtccattataatttatgtaggtatgtataaatgatggttgatatattttaagatACTTACTATAGCTTTATCGATTTTtcgttcattttttttaaggaCTGAATATACTGAATTCAAGCCATATATGTAATCAAtgtcatttttattttgtatatcgagaaaataatttctttttatatttgttgatatatttttttttttatcattatataaactgagtaatttgtatttttttttatttataggGATAGATACTCTATCGATGTTAATTCgatttatattatgatCATTTTTGataacaaattttttaatattcaagaaaaaaaagagtaTAAAATGTTTAACATATTTCTTTTGCATATGGTTgtgttaatattatttcgaGGGTTATTCAATTTGTAAAATGTGAATATGAAATGATTTCAAATATGACATAAATTTGTTCTATTTCAATTTTGTGATATGTAGCCAtttgcaaaaaatatatatatataaattcaGGGGAAATGGcgttttattttccaatTTTGTGAAAATTTCAAAAGTTTATCAAGTTgatattacaaaataataattatagttTAAGCTTATAGATAGaacatttaataatttttaatattttttgtgatTTGATCAAGAATATgtaatgcatatatatgaaaagaATAATATGTAGCTAAAGAATCGAATTTGGTTTAAAAGCtgattaattttaaaaataattttttaaataggATATGTAGAATTTCacaaatttgtatataattttttaagggaatatatttagttaaaacaaattaagataataaataaaagtgtaaaaaaaaaataaagaaaatttgaaacaaaaaaatgtagaatatataaaacaaattatttgagATGAATTTGTACATgcataaaatgaatattattattttttttttttaaatttattttttttgtataattctTGATTTTCTTTCATCTCGATTTCAGATAATCTTAAAGCTTCAAGGGCTTGATTATGATAAACTAAAACATCATGTTCATCAATGTCAGTGAActtatcaatttttttatttaattgtttttcaATAGTTAAAAACGTTTCAACATCATATTGAGTTACAAAAGTTATTGATTTTCCAGTTTTACCAGCTCGGGCAGTTCTACCAACTCtatgtatatattctttaCATGAGCataaatcaaaattaataacaattttaatattttgtaaatctAAACCACGTGCACCAACTTGTGTTGAAATTaagatattatatttgtttgttttaaaaagaTTTAAACTACTTAATCGTTGATTTTGTGTTAATTTTCCATGCAAACAAATAGACTTTAATCCTAAATTtcgacaaaaaaaatttaatttttgagCAGTTGCACAAGTATTggagaaaataattatatttttatttgtataataaaaacataaacTACATAAATAagtgtatttatattttaatggtaaaaatatataattttctattaATGTTTTAACTGtgctatatttatttgatacTTCAATTTTAATTGGATTTTTAAGAgatgtttttttcaatttggCTACACTTTTAGTCATCGTTgcagaaaataaaaatgtaattctattttttggcaaaattaataaaagcTTGTTTATTGATGATTCAAAATCAAGggataataatttatcagCTTCGTCAAAAaccaaatattttaaattttttaaattaaaaccttttgtattatttaaatgatcAAGTATTCGTCCTGGTGTgcttataataatattaggTTTTTTAGCTAAATTTAAAGACTGAGTAACTATATCTACACCTCCAAATattgtacatatatttattaataagtTTGAACCTAATGCTTGTGCATTTTGTGCTATTTGAATACATAATTCCCTAGTTGGTGATATTATTaaagcaaaaaaattttgtttttttaattttaattcttGTAGAATAGGTATTATGAAACACGCCGTTTTACCACTTCCCGTTTCGCTCAATCCTATAATATCTCTTTTTTGAAACATTAGTGGTAAAACTTTTTGTTGAATTAGAGTTGGCTTTTCCCATCCAAGTTCTTGGATACTTTGTAAAATTTCTTcacaaatatttaattgaCTAAATGATGTAATTTCTTTTGTTTCGCTATCTTGGTTTTGCTCATTTTCATGGTCTAAAGGGTTATGCTCGAGTTCGCTTTGATTTGAATCGTTATTTATTGGTTCGTCTTGgtttgatttattttttttgtttattagcttgtttttaattttgtttttttcctttaatttttcttcatattcattttgcatattttgaatgtccatttcttttaagattttataatttttgtttaattttttatcaaaatttttcaaaacGTCATTAATGTTGTGATGCTTCATGGTTTTGGATTTGTCACGTTATATCGTATTttccttattttttatgtttatcgtgttttatatgtttatatatatttatcatgttttttaatattttatatatttatcatgttttttaatattttatatatttatcatgttttttaatattttatatatttatcatgttttttaatattttatatatttatcatgttttttaatattttatatatttatcatttttttaatattttatatatttatatttttttttttttttttttttatcaaccTATGAGCGGAACGGGAGGATGCTGTGATAAGTATGCATATATTGTTATGTAGaaaaatgacaaaaaaatgtggaaaaaattgaggaaaaaaatgacaaaaTAAAGTTTTATGTTTTACAAAAgcgttattttttaacacaATTTTGaccaaaaataaaaattaaataaaccGGTTATGCAAATATAGTAATAagaatatacataaattgttcactatatatatgataaaatccatgtttttgaaaaaaataaaaaaatattagaaaGAATAAATATCAATTCATTGTATggtaattttttatattattaattttacaaaattcaaacaaaactttttaattaatacaAAACTAGAGTGGAGAATAAACATTTGCAAGCTTGATATGCAACACAGTTTCCATATCCATAATATTAAgcaaaataaacaaattaaaaagtgGCATATTATTAGGGTAAGGCCATGAAATGTAACGAAAATAGTGTACATAAAATTTGGAACAAAAGTAGAGTTAGCTTTGCTTTGGTGGCTAGTATTTTATGGATAATCGCTAGTGTTCAGGcattttatgaataaatatgatcatagtatatatattagttgATTGAATGTTATATTTGATATTTacgtttttattatttcagGAAAGatcaaattttataagtcctttttatttactttttaatttagtataaaatatgaaaactGAAACACCAACTGAAGAAAATAGAGACAATCCAGAAAACGGTCCTTTGGGGCTGCTTTCAGAATGTGTTAAAGATAATGCACAggttttaataaattgtCGAAATAATAGGAAGCTTTTAGGAAGGGTAATGAAAGAGGAACGGACAGTTTATACATGTTACATAATATtggataatataaataattgtgtttttttttttttttgaacaATTTAATACAGGTTAAGGCATTTGATAGACATTGCAATTTACTTTTAACCGAAGTTCGTGAAATATGGGTTGAAGTAattaaagataaaaaaaaaaaaaaaaaaataaataaagatagATACATTAGTATACTATTTTTACGAGGTGATTCggttattttaattttgagAAACCCTAAATAATGTAAAGGATTGAATctcatatatacaaatttacattttaaataaatatttttttttttttttcaaatggattaaaatttttaattgcTTAAAAAATGCAAGGGTGCctgtatttttttcgcagttaaatgataaatttgCAATATGCGCAGGTTTATTTcactttatttattttactttataTACTTGCTTTACTTTATATACTTTACttatttaataaacaaattaacattttttatatgtggGGATGTTAAAATCTACACACTCAGTTATAAAGCAGTGTGTTGGACATTTCAACTttctattttataatttaaggATAATTATCGAAATATATAGAGTATTTATTTAggataaataaatgatcGGTTTATATAGTTCTGAATCGATTTACTTTATCATGGattattatgattatttttttttttacaattttaaaaaaataatgaatttacGATAGCTGGTTTAGAAATAATGGAGtgaataaaattttgtctgaaattgtaaatttgtaaaaataaataagcaaataaaaaatataattatgtaataaatatgttttgggaattatttttatatttaaaatatttttttttacaaagtAATATTATGGCCTATTGgatatataatgtatttaCAAATTGAGagttatttatatagtatttgtgaatgataaaataaaaaaaatatatgtaattgATAATTAATGGTATGAACAATTAAATGTATATGATAgctttattttgttttattttttcttggatttttttatttattttatatccCTTTTAGCACATACTTTATATACAATCCAATCCAGTAGAattgatatataatttgtgaATATAAagttattaattttttttataattagaatatatatttaaaaaaaaattaatttttcaaatataaaatgaagTATAGATATGATGAgtataaaaagaaagaataataattataagtaaaataaatatatttttaaaaggtGAAAAATCAGAATGGGAAATTCAAacataaaagaaaatgatgataaggaaatgaataatattaatgaattagaaaaagataaaaaaaaatatataaaaaataaaaattctcaaatttgttttgaagaaaatattataaatatgtatattaatgatagttattttaaaaacgtgcttaaattaaatgatatttcaaaatatatttttagctCTGGAAAAGAAGGCAACGATGTGGATATAAAGGTAGAAGGAAATGAGTCactaaaattaaaaaataaaaagactATTGAGGATATtgtgaataataataataaatatataatagattttgtaaatggaaaaataagaaaatcaaaaatagaaatagcgaattttatttcattttatgacttttttttaaccaCACAAAATGGGacaataaataattgtttATTGGAAAAAGGGGAAAATAAATGGGATGGAAAAAACATGttaattcaaaattatatatataaacaaataaaaaagtctaagaattatatatctacaacgaatgaatatatatgcattagAAATTATCTAAATAACTTTGATTCTATGATGTTTcctatttatatgtataattcaaaaatgGGAAATGAAGAAATGTCATACTCTGGGGTTCTAATAAATAagtttgaaaataataatacaaaaaaaaaaaaatatagaaacaaatttgaaaaaggaaagttatattacataattgatgaaaatatatgttttaagAAAATGGAAAAGAAGGGTCCTAAAATGTATACTACCCAAATATTAAAGATTCGAAATAATCAAATAgtaatgaataaatatataagatGTGGAAAACAAGGGGTTACTAAATTGagagaaaaattaaaaagggATGGAAATAAGaatggaaataaatatggaaataaatatggaaataaaaatggaaataaaaatggaaataaaaatggaaataaaaatggaaataaaaatgaagaagtAAAAGAAGGAACAAAAATGAGTCTATacacatattatataaaaagagTATTgccaaaaatatttaacaGAAAGAAATGTAATATAACAAAAGATggtaaagaaaaaaaaaaaaaaaatttaggAATAACATTTTCACCAGCAGGTTTGTTAATATCATATCATTTAGGAGTTAGTAGTCTACttgttgaaaaaaatataataaatataaatacaaatataggAGGTTCGTCAGCGGGAAGTATTTGTGCATGTTGTTTAGGAATTggtttaaatatatataaatgtttatttttggcagaaaatataattaaaaatgcacatataaatggttgttataaaaaattagaaaatttattaaatgtagaatt
This genomic interval carries:
- a CDS encoding SUZ domain-containing protein, putative, with product MSVGKKQNTNICENENKKTDIDTSEHIQLDGNNRDNVKCDNNANDNNSENSKITKTNKENNVKNEINTDKLTKTNKYNNKNYIDQNNNQTMEIDNICQNQKTCEDINTTIEIANDNSLNISMKNSVCAKKKIVLLKRNEIKYNKYYQGGTLNNNNEYENTNNFNRRNNNKNNSNKYNLNGKNTKGEKTLEQREQEYNKIRARIFSNFNKNTKNNSTYSTIPNIIPRTLKNDNVYIIPPCNIPLNNSLTNSHIDPYFYMNNYYNTYNNMINPQYVNNNMPIFDINPIVNLPPSQFYCNTDTTINMFNHSENKINPDIINCNLIPNANSIYPNYPCNIQGYPPFLKFNNSQIIHKKIPNGNKYNPNYNPPNHITNFNNQNNMNSQKNNKKKIVTSKVKNDNNMTPLTENATNKEKIMDVNNIRDVTKNICRNMNGNTNNQSSPNIITYNNQSIKEKNINYEQDHAPINVGFSKSIMNIHNKNPNKVKLSNSKKFYTSQNNNLDKKGKGPQKKTISNINITGKTLQNNTISYDKLEIFKNSPNEYCTPPTIPSNISKPSHGIEPTNNNTEYLDIKNEINIYNEEGQTQLISTSSQKKLKKKSKKKSEKKNTNNTNINFDPELINFNDTKIKNSEIDEQNINTNNEKSNTTPKKKKKKKKKKINKNTINDNNSTLNPQPSIIIPNKMQTNFNSPNKFSPLIVNNAHINSHSNYNFINNIPTFQQYYPNDMLNNLEYCRDISLYEKRYDRNDDLMLNPKRYDIDFPSLH
- a CDS encoding rRNA methyltransferase, putative; this encodes MQKKYVKHFILFFFLNIKKFVIKNDHNINRINIDRVSIPINKKKYKLLSLYNDKKKNISTNIKRNYFLDIQNKNDIDYIYGLNSVYSVLKKNERKIDKAIINKNIKRSKKIHKEAYDYILNTIKERNIQVVYKTKNEMCELVGGFPHNDIIIEATYRYMKNYRHFINSKKTTNNNIYICLHNVYDNMNVGNICRSVLFFGGESIFLKRKRKKGEHKNYIKINTPILHSSVGASEYLNFFHVNNMENFISSLKEKGFTILSTSSPKNNTQMTNFVELKNVKINKNEKVMIILGNESKGLNEDIIKNSDICIYINNLFDEQNIQPNLKNTNDNIIVNSLNVNNVCSIILHHFHSNML
- a CDS encoding ATP-dependent RNA helicase DDX47, putative → MKHHNINDVLKNFDKKLNKNYKILKEMDIQNMQNEYEEKLKEKNKIKNKLINKKNKSNQDEPINNDSNQSELEHNPLDHENEQNQDSETKEITSFSQLNICEEILQSIQELGWEKPTLIQQKVLPLMFQKRDIIGLSETGSGKTACFIIPILQELKLKKQNFFALIISPTRELCIQIAQNAQALGSNLLINICTIFGGVDIVTQSLNLAKKPNIIISTPGRILDHLNNTKGFNLKNLKYLVFDEADKLLSLDFESSINKLLLILPKNRITFLFSATMTKSVAKLKKTSLKNPIKIEVSNKYSTVKTLIENYIFLPLKYKYTYLCSLCFYYTNKNIIIFSNTCATAQKLNFFCRNLGLKSICLHGKLTQNQRLSSLNLFKTNKYNILISTQVGARGLDLQNIKIVINFDLCSCKEYIHRVGRTARAGKTGKSITFVTQYDVETFLTIEKQLNKKIDKFTDIDEHDVLVYHNQALEALRLSEIEMKENQELYKKNKFKKKK
- a CDS encoding small nuclear ribonucleoprotein Sm D2, putative — protein: MKTETPTEENRDNPENGPLGLLSECVKDNAQVLINCRNNRKLLGRVKAFDRHCNLLLTEVREIWVEVIKDKKKKKKINKDRYISILFLRGDSVILILRNPK